The Xyrauchen texanus isolate HMW12.3.18 chromosome 25, RBS_HiC_50CHRs, whole genome shotgun sequence genome includes the window CTGAACGTGAGACGAATACAGTCAAATTTGCACATCACAAATGAATACTGGACGTTTGTGGAATTCTGATATTGAATTAATGTTCAGTTtgatttctttttacatttctccCTCTTTAATTGATTTTTGTCTATTTACTGTgtttattgtagagctgatggaagcGAAAGAGAAATGTCAAGAACTGAATAAAGTGGAGGACCAACATCAGtgtcagaaacatcatgattttatAACCGGAAAAAAATCTTTGAGTTGCTCAAAGACTAAGAAGAATTTTTCACCAGAAAAGTATGAAAGAAGAGCAGCCAAAAATACTTTCACCTGCTCACAGTGTGGAAAGATTTTCACAAGTAAATGCCGGTTTAATAAACACATGAAAATTCAtattggagagaaaccttacacgtgccatcagtgtgggaaagGTTTTGCATATACAGTTTATCTCAAACGTCATCTCGACTGTCACTCTGGAGTGAgaccatttgaatgtgaaaagtgtggtaaaacatttgttttgaattcaagcctaagaaaacatctgaaaactcacacagatgagaagccttaTAAGTGTTCTTTTTGTGCAAACCGTTTTGCACGCCTGTCCTTTTTGAaaaagcaccagaaaatacataccgGTGTGGGGGCTCATATGTGTTTTGAATGTGGGAAGACCTTTATTTCAGCCGGCAGCATGAAACAGCACCAAAGAATTCATGctggagaaaaaccatacaagtgctcacactgtggaaagagtttcactcagttacaacacctgaaaacacacaagagaattcatactggagaaaaaccttacaagtgctcacactgtggaaagagtttcgcactgtcacaaaacctgaaaacacacgagagaattcatactggagaaaaaccttacaagtgctcacactgtggaaagagtttcacttggTTAAATTACTGGAAAACACAcgaaagaattcatactggagaaaaaccttacaagtgctcacactgtgaaaagagtttcacttggTTAAAgtacctgaaaacacatgagatatctcatactggagaaaaaccttacaagtgctctcactgtgaaaagagtttcactctttcacaaaacctgaaaacacatgagagaattcatactggagaaaaaccttataagtgctcacactgtgaaaagagtttcactcgttTACAAGagctgaaaaaacacgagagaattcatactggagaaaaaccttataagtgctcacactgtaaaaagagtttcactcagtcatataacctgaaaacacacgagagaattcatactggagaaaaaccttacaagtgctcacactgtgaaaagagtttcactcagtcacaaaacctgaaaacacatgagagaattcatactggagaaaaaccttacaagtgctcacactgtgaaaagagtttcactctttcacaagacctgaaaacacacgagagaattcatactggagaaaaaccttacaagtgctcacactgtggaaagagtttcacatgttcacaacacctgaaaacacacgagagaattcatactggagaaaaaccttacaagtgctcacactgtgaaaagagtttcactcattcaCAAGGCCTgaaaaatcatgagagaattcatactggagaaaaaccttacaagtgctcacactgtgaaaagagattcACTCATTCACAAggcctgaaaaaacatgagagaattcatactggagaaaaaccttacaagtgctcacactgtgaaaatagTTTCGCTCtgtcacaagacctgaaaaaacacgagagaattcatactggagaaaaaccttacaaatgctcacactgtggaaagagtttcactcagttacgttacctgaaaaaacatgagagaattcatactggagaaaaaccttacaagtgctcacaatgtggaaagagtttcaatcaGTCATATAACttgaaaaaacacaagagaattcatactggagaaaaaccttacaagtgctcacattgtggaaagagtttcactcaatcatataacctgaaaacacatgagagaattcatactggagaaaaaccttacaagtgctcccactgtgaaaagagtttcactcattctcaagacctgaaaacacacgagagaattcatactggagagaaatcATACCACTGCTCTTCATGTGGGAAAAATTTCAGGGCAGCAAGTAATCTACATAGACATGTAAAAAAGAATTGCCCAAATAGACACACTGAGCAAAACTCATCTTCAGGTCCAACAAGATTAAGTAAATATTTGGAAAGATGAACCCAAAGATTGAACCCAAATTGAGTATCATATTCTAAGGAAATATGTGATGTTTCATTTGTGAATGAATTAGTCTTTTTAAGCCAATCTTTAAGTGAACTAATCGTTCTCATTCACCTCAATACACTGACTTAGACTTCATGTTCACTGACTTCATTCTCTTTCAAAGCCAGTGAGCTCTAGTTTGATTTGCGAGAATGCTTTGGTGatttttcatgcctgtaaagactgaatATAGTGCAAGCAGATAGGATTAGAGTGTGGAAGCAATTGTTGGTTTTACCGACTGAAGGAATACACCTCTGAATCAGGTTGTTTGATTCTgatttaaatacagtatgtattctttgtattgaaccaagaggtcagtgtgtggcgttttgatcttctattggtcatgTGTACTCTCGTCTTTTAGATTCGcagttcagagttcaccaaacttaaaCTTTCAATATGCAGCATAGTATGAAATGTATTTGATGAGGTTGcaattattgattgagtacatacaAAATCAGTGTTCAAATCAATAACGTTACCTTGCCCAGATTCACTACTGTAAGGCTACAAAAAGAACAAGTATTTTTAGCTGTCATGTCGGATTTGGTTTGAAATTGCAGGCTTATGTCAGTCATCCTTGCGTCTTTACATCATGTCCGTAAACTTAGACACAGCAATGTACTTATTAATTTGTTTAGGGTGTTACCAAGAAACTATTATTTTGCACATgtctacatatttttttaatgtttaataaagtatatttcatcTCCATCATTACTGAATCCTCATTTTCTGTTAGATTTATATTGTGTGCAGTGCATAGATGTAATATTGTAGTATAAAGGCCGTGACACACCAAAGCGAAGTCAAAGAACTAGCGCCAACTAAAGCAGACTGTTGGGTTGGCTCACATCGCCTGCGTCTGTGTCAGAAAGTTGCTCTTGAACACACCGCAAAGACGAAACCCGATGGCCAACTAGCACGTCCATTCTGCATCTCCGTGAGAGGAAATAACTTTCCGTACCAGCAGATGGCAGTAGTCTGTATTTGTTACTCAAAACGGGAAACCGGAAGAGCTAGTGACTGCAGGgatacaaaacataaataaagcaGTGCTTGCTTACCATTTTCACACAAATCTCTGGCCTGAATCATTCTTATTAATTCGTCTTCACTTACCTCGTTCAAGACAGCCATGTCGTTTGAAAATATTCGTGTATTGGAATGAGAAATGCGTAGAAATGAGAAGAGCGCTCTGTGTGTTCCAAAAGTTTAGAAACATTTACAGAttgtgctcttatggaaagaaattgctatttttattcaccaaagtggcattgtaAAGTCAGGActttaataacgtgaaaaattactattacaatttgaaaaaaaattaaaattcagaacTTCATAAAATACTtctaaacatgaaataaataaatcctaatcatgcagcaatgacagctttgcagatccttggcattctagctgtaagtttgtccagatactcaggtgacatttcgccccacacttcctgtagcacttgccatagttgtggctgtcttgtcggcacTTCTAACACACCTTACcgtttagctgatcccacaaaagctcaagggggttaagatccataacactcttttccaattttcTTTTATCCAATGTCTGTTTTTTTGCCCACActaacctttttgtttttctgtttcaaaagtggctttttttaattacatgactgtcagctgaggacatgtgaggcatctctGTCTCAAACTTgagactgatgtacttatcctcttgtttagttgtaaattGGGGCCTtcctcatctctttctgtccttgttagagctagttgtcctttgtctttgaagactgtagtgcagGGATGGGCAACTTGTAAGGGGGCGAGGGCCAACATTTTTTCACCTTTCTACACCCCCCGATTCCTTTCTTCCAGGAGGTGCATGACGAACTCacaaggtcatggagggcaccttttgctgccTTCTGGGTTCGTCCACTCTCACTTCCCTCGACGGCgggcggcccatgggtacacggaggtccctcaggtggattaGGCAGTTGCGATGCACATGTTCCCGTAGAACGCCACCACCTGATGGGATCGTCCGGCGCTCCCCTCCAGGCCCTGTAGGACTACAtagtctctggcgaccaaagcctacagtgcttctggacaggctgcctccgccctgcatgccatggccctcctccAAGTAcaacaggccaaggcactaaaagaactaAAAAAgcacatgggtagtcctgatccaaATGTGCtgcagtcactaacccgccctaTGCCGGtttcgcagagcaaggtaagtgctttgagttcacCCTCAGCACAGTTGCCTCAGGTCGAAGCAACGGTCCTCAATGCAGCATTGCCTGCCCTCATGTATGTCAGACGCGATCATCCatttagtgcccctcgcccggagcttaaATGCGTGGCTAACGCTATTCAACCTGTCATGGAgtctggccaggaccatccgacttggctacatGATTCAGTTCGGCAGGCACCCACCCCGCTTCAGCGGCGTCCGCTTCACTTCGGTGCAGGGTGAGAACACCACCACACTGCACGCGGAGATTGCAACCCTACTTcgcaagggcgcgatagagcctatcCCACCAGCAgagatggggaaagggttctacagcccttacttcatagtGCCaaacctgcaagttctgaaccgggccttacacagactcccgttcaagatgctgatgcggaaacacattttgacatgcgtccagcatcaagattggttcgctgtggtagacctgaagaacgcgtactttcacgtctcggttctaccttgacacagacccttcctactgtTTGCTTTCAATGttcaggtgtatcagtacaaggtccactccttcggcctgtcccctcgcgtTTTCATGAAAGTCgaagaggcagctcttgccctgttaagATTCTAGCACATTCtagctgattctagcacactctcgagagttgctgtgtgcACAAAGCTCAGTGCTCAGCCAACTacggctttgggtcaactgggaaaagagcaagctctcctcagttcagagcatctcttttctcggcatggatttAGATTTGGTCTCAATGATAGCATgctcagttggtgctgaactgcctgaagtcatgtAGCAGCTACATACATGTAGCaactacatacaccttcaaggtggatggggacagcttcctctccaacctctcctgcagaaatgagagcactgacctgactgcgcacctttcaGGGTCTTTGCCCCAAGAaaaacaccaattcgcaaacaagcgccactttagggcgtaaagttgcctggtagaaggggctctggcttggttgatcgtgtctacaacagcaggtggtagatcagctagatcttccgcatcccatctaGGGGCccgacgtggaggttccagaggtctaagTGCGGATGCAGCTGCGTGCACGTTGCACACGGTTGCCcaaacccaatctggaggcatcggttgtg containing:
- the LOC127618545 gene encoding zinc finger protein 721-like; this encodes MLDFDDFITEISQLKKEVTSLKTKLMERDDRLQELEKVSCQSSVCVTDGTSTECQDSVWSGRDQATPQRLLDKLSEQRSRDTQDSQLTLLCSTDGNQGDQTSTESRTSVCNAGEQQMLQIPVKIEVKQEEIKEEEQQSNEDDDQTSTESLTSVCNAGEQQMLMTPVKIEVKQEEIKVEEQQSNDGEDQTSTESLTSVCNAGEQQMLQIPVKMCSVTLLDCRNLMKIRGEIKVEEQQSNEDDGDQTSTESLTSVCNTGEQQMLQIPVKIEVKQEVKEENIAEEQQSKENDDNQIYTESLTSVCNAEEQQMLMTPVKIEVKQEEIKEENTTEEQQRDEDDYVSSELMEAKEKCQELNKVEDQHQCQKHHDFITGKKSLSCSKTKKNFSPEKYERRAAKNTFTCSQCGKIFTSKCRFNKHMKIHIGEKPYTCHQCGKGFAYTVYLKRHLDCHSGVRPFECEKCGKTFVLNSSLRKHLKTHTDEKPYKCSFCANRFARLSFLKKHQKIHTGVGAHMCFECGKTFISAGSMKQHQRIHAGEKPYKCSHCGKSFTQLQHLKTHKRIHTGEKPYKCSHCGKSFALSQNLKTHERIHTGEKPYKCSHCGKSFTWLNYWKTHERIHTGEKPYKCSHCEKSFTWLKYLKTHEISHTGEKPYKCSHCEKSFTLSQNLKTHERIHTGEKPYKCSHCEKSFTRLQELKKHERIHTGEKPYKCSHCKKSFTQSYNLKTHERIHTGEKPYKCSHCEKSFTQSQNLKTHERIHTGEKPYKCSHCEKSFTLSQDLKTHERIHTGEKPYKCSHCGKSFTCSQHLKTHERIHTGEKPYKCSHCEKSFTHSQGLKNHERIHTGEKPYKCSHCEKRFTHSQGLKKHERIHTGEKPYKCSHCENSFALSQDLKKHERIHTGEKPYKCSHCGKSFTQLRYLKKHERIHTGEKPYKCSQCGKSFNQSYNLKKHKRIHTGEKPYKCSHCGKSFTQSYNLKTHERIHTGEKPYKCSHCEKSFTHSQDLKTHERIHTGEKSYHCSSCGKNFRAASNLHRHLRFHTGEKPFKCSHCGKSFTKSQDLKIHKRFHTGEKPFKCSHCEKSFTLSHHLKTHERIHTGEKPYKCSHCGKRFTQSHHLKSHERIHTGEKPYKCSHCGKSFTQSKDLKSHERIHTGEKPYKCSHCEKSYTQSRNLKSHARIHTGEKPYKCSHCEKSFTWSQDLKKHKRIHTGEKPYKCSHCEKSFTLSQNLKAHKRIHTGEKPYKCSHCEKSFTLSQNLKAHERIHTGEKPYKCSHCEKSFTLSQNLKAHERIHSGEKVYKCSHCEKSFTYSQNLKKHESIHTGNNPYKCSLWKEFHMDTLPENTRESILEKNRTSALHVGKFST